Part of the Trichoderma asperellum chromosome 1, complete sequence genome is shown below.
ATCGTCCACGCTATTTGCTTTGGCACATGCTAGAATATCAGAGACTTGGGAAAGAAATATTGCTTCCGTTGATTTGCTGATGACCTCGAGCAAACAATAGGCTTCCCAGCGGTATGAAGAGGGTATTCTGGTGATGATAAGCTTGTAGTATTGCTCTAAATCATTGGGCAAGGAGTTCAAAATGTCAATGAGCGCCGCATGGAGTTGCTCTGTACTGTAGCCAGAGACAGCCAACCTGGCAGCATTCTCCAAAAGATCACTTAGCACCAGCTTGACCCACAGAAAGACACCCCTAGCCTGTTTAACGATTTGCTCAGTCAACTCTAGTACTTCTGCCGAACCTGGTTTATCAGATATTGCCTTTTGCAGGCAAAGCTCGCGGATGTCGTTCTCGGTAAAGTCATGTATTTGAAAACCAGAATTTTGCCCAAAGGCATCAATAAATGGCTGCCAAGGTCGACTCGAGAAAAGCATCTTCATTCTTGTTTGACTTCCCTCAGCGGTGGTGAATCTCTTGATGAATTGAGAAATAACTTCAGGCGGCCCATCATGCTCGTCTAAAGCATCCAGGAGTAGACATAGATCCAAGTCCATCAAGCGTTGACTAGCGACTCTATCCATAGCGTCGTTGAGTTGTTTCAGACTCCAATGTGCTGTTTCaatgtgctgctgttgtgTTTTTCGATCTAGAAATCGAACAAGGGTTTCTTTCACTAACTTATCAActtgatgctgttgatgttgtTTTGTGCGATCTtctagtagttttttaagcAGTGAGAATTGTGCTATTGGGTCAATAGCTACCAGCCAGTCTTGGATTATAGAGACGACTTGGTTTCCCTTTGGCCATTGATCTTCGGATTTGGAAGTGGAAAAGTAATCCTTTCCGACTAACGTAGAGTATTGTAGGCTTTTCGAAGCAAAAACCTCCACCTCAGCAAGCATATTACCAATGTCATGTATGGTTATGTCGGTGGTGTAAACTCGCGTTTGCGAGATGAAGAGGTCCAAAGTGGCAAAGACGTTTTGTTTGTTGGTGGTGTGCGTAAAATTTGTAGAGTAGGCAGATTTTTTGGATATTAACAGGTCAACCCTCACAAAGCCACGCTTTTGTTGATCGGTCAAATCCTGGGTGAATACCAAAGTTTTGGAAATGTAAAGGTCCAAGCTAGGAGAGgcgtttttctttcccttgttATTGGCGTTGGCTATGTTGAAAGCATAGCTGAATGTCCGCTGCAAGCGGTCTCGGCGCTGAAATATTTGTTCTAAAGCATTTGTATCGTCATCAATAGCACCACTGGCTTGCATTGGCTCTATAACCATCGTACGAAAAGCCTTGCGGGGCATTTCACAGAGCAAAATATTGTGTAGCTGTCTCGAgacttcatcatcttgagTAATCTCACATGAAGTGACCAAAGCTTCCAAATCGGTAAAAAGAGTTCCAAGTTTGTAGGTGCGAACAAGTTCTGCATAAGATTGTGAAAGATTTGGCTGAATCATAAATAATGACTGGGGAACTTGCTCCAGAACTTGGCTCAGTATTCCGCGGTAAAGGCCTTCGAGCGACTTTTGGATTGCGGTGCCACGatggtggaagaagaatgtCGCTTGAACACAATTGGAACTGCGGTACCAGTTGCGCAGGTATTTCAAGGTAAGCGGATTTGTGTGTAGGTACTTGATGAATGTGGACTTTCCAGATCCGGGTTTCCCAGATATCCAAAACAGTTTCTCGTCGTTTTGAAGCCAGCGAGTAAGCCCAACCGAAGGCTTCTCAAATGCCCACTGAAAAGAATGTCTAACTGCTACGTCGATTTGTTCTAATCGAAGATCGCGTTCTGGAGCATTAATCGACTCAATAATAGCTGCAGAATATTAGTATAACTCATTGAATGAGAGTAAGCACCGTTTTCTTACAATAGATATCCCAAAACTCTGGATCGAGGGAATTATCAACAGGTTTCATCACTTTTTCAGCTCCTTGGTTATGCTCATGCAAGGCTGTTATTCTTCCCGGAGCTGAGTTGTTTAGTCTCTCTTGAACGTTCGCAACGTCGCTTTCAAGCATGTCTCGAAGCTTGTACGCAATACGATCAACTGCTTCATTTCCTTGAGAGAACTTGACCATGTCAGAGTGATTTGCGTTTATTTGCATCGTTGAAGACGGTTCAGTTGTATATCGTTGGCCAGTTGCGGACTGAGGAGATACGAATACTTTTCCAGGTCCGGATCTCTGGTATTTCCCGCTAGTCATCTGTCGACGTCGTTCAACAGTCAAGCGCTATTTCTGTAATAAGCAAGGATAGGGTGAAAACGCACCATTACTGTGGGAGTTGTCTTGGTTTCATATGCCCAGAGAAGTTTAATCTTTTGCAGATGTGAGATACCCGAAAACTGCTCTTCTAATATGTCGATGAATGGAGATTCATTCGAGATTTCTTTTACAAGTGCATCTCTGTTTGGTTGGTCTTTCAACATGATATCGAGATCGGAGACATCTAGACCCTGGCTCGGAACTCCAAAGAAGATGACTCCCTTTGTGCGAGTCAGGATTAATTCATCCATCACTCCGCTGTCAGCTAACATGCGGAAAGCCTCCTTTAGAACGATGCCTCCGAGGCTATGAGCGAAGAATAGCAGTTCTCTTTGACCTGTTGAAGACCACCCTCCTTGCTGAAGAGTATGAATGAAGCTTAATGCGATATCGGACACTGTTTGAAATGACTTGCTTCCAGCCAGCGTTGTATCGTATCCATATAGAATAAACTTAACGTTGGGTACTAGATGAGGCAGAGTGTCTCGAATCCACATGAACGATTTGTCGTCTCCATGAGGCTGCCACGAGCCCATAGGATGGCTGGCAAGGCCCGACATGACAATGCAGCTTTAACGGGTTAGTTTTGTCGTGGCACAGGTGATTATTAGGTATAGTAGTTGCCGTATTTGACGTACTCATACTTGTGTTGATGTTCCGGAACGTCATTTAGAGGAGATAGTCCAAAAAAGGTATCATCCAGGAGCAGTGGTTTAGCCAAAGCAAGCACCCGTAGCGGCCACTCTCCTGCTGTTGGATCTTTACTAACAGCATCGGGAAGCTTCTGAAATGACAGAGTAGCCACTTTGAAGCGCGAAACGGTCCATATTTCACAGCTGAGAGCCAAAGATGTTACAATGACATCTCGCAAGTCGCCACCGGGGATAAATGTGCTGACAAGCTGTGCCACACCAAGGCGATCCAGGTGCTCGGGTATACCTCGTAAGCGGTAGACTTTGCTTTCTATAGGCGCCATTTCTCATTGAAAAGCTGCTTATATCATTGTGGCAGCGGGTAATGACGAGTTGTGAGCCTCGTCGCCTCACCTACGCTGGCCATAGTTGCCGTGGCACGATGGCACCAGTAATCTCTGATCCAGCGTCTAATATAGACCATGTGACTGCGGTTTCCGTCCAGTTATAGGTCGCTGTAGATGCCCCGCGGCATCTGGTATAATCCCTCACGTACTATTACTATTTCATCTCTAGGGAGAGGGGCGACGGCAGAAGGATGGATATGTGTGCCCCAGTGTCACGTACCCTGACAGCTCTGTGAGCAACTTGAGCTGTGATCGCTCCATCATCAAGACTCTGAAACGATGGAGAGAGTAAAATAACATTGTCAACTTGGAATTAATGTTACATGCAACAATTCCTCATCGTGGACTGACAATTGCGCTCTTGTGTTTCTATCCGAGAATCCCATCGGCGGCAAGAACAGTGGGGATGGAAACCGTTACCAGGATTCCATTACTGGGAAGGAACAGGATCCATGACATAATCTCATGATGTCTTCCTCTACCTCAGCAAAGAAAGTGAATCGGCTAATGTTGATTTGATGACGATTCGAGTCTGTCAAAGTTGTTTTGAtcgttttattttattgcaTGTAGTTGGCAATTACATGTCCATAGTTTCTTATCAAATGCAGGTGCTGCCATAAGAGCAACTGGTGGTGTATTTGAACTACCCAAGGTACCTATGTGAGCCCTTGACACAAACCAGAATCGCGCAACAGAGGACCAATACAGAGAGAATCTACGAAAATTACAGCAAGTGAGAGacttttttacttcttttggATTATTTTATTGTATAATAGCCATGGTGCTGAGGAGATGCTAGTGTGCCATTAGTGAATATTTGGCGACACCAGCTCAAGTCCACCACAACTCGAGGAGGTGTTAAGAAGAACGATGCGCTATGTCATAGGGGCTGTCTCGCTATAATTTAGCAAAGCAGCCGCTGTACGTTAGTGGGCAATAGGCTAATGTAGATGTAGATACCCAATATATGTCGCCGTCTTAACTTTGTAAAAACAGCGCTCAGGTGTGGTAACACAGCGCCACCAAATTTCATTGCAATTTCGCATTCGTGTTTCCCCAGCGCCTCACCCGCTTCCTCCTCAGCGGTTTTCCTCGAGTACGGATTCAAGCCCGTATCTCCAGTACCTATACAACTACCTACATATCGTATACAACTCTACTCCGTACGCAAATGTGACAAGTCTCGCCAGCCCATGGCAGAGGAGCTGAACAACGAGCCAGACCCGAGTCAAGCACCAAGCCAAACGGGGAACTCCATGCGTCAGTAGCACCAACAGCAAATtgttctgctgcttggctcCGTCGGCTGGTGGAGCGGTGTGTGGAGAAgggaaacaaaggaaaaataaaaataaaagaggcGCTCGCTTGATGAGAGGCGTATACTAGTATTAATGTACTGCCTACTACACAACTACAGTATGCACAGGCTGCACGTCTGTCGACATGCAGCTTTTCCCAACTTGCCCCCCCCGCCTCCCCATATCCAGAACGGCGCCGCGCGCTCATCCGATTGGAATCGAAAATAGCAGCATCAGCCCACGCTGCGTTGGGCATAGACacagacgcagacgcagactCAGAGAGACACATtctctctcacacacacgCCCACCTTCCTGTTGCAGTTGCAGGGGTCTCTCTCGCATTGCTCCATGTTGCTTTGCAGCTTGTAAAGCATGTATGTAAGTATACCTACTATTACCTagtactacctaggtagtgCTGCTACATCTTGTCCTTGTTATACGCCGTGGAGCTCaggctgcttgcttgcttgcttgcatgcatgcatcaACAAGCCAGCCATGGGGCTTGACTGCTGTTGCCTGCCTACCTACCCACGGGGCGTTTCATACACACCCACGTATGTACATACGAGCACACGGTAATAAACCTTGCAAGCAacgcaaagcaaagcaaaccgcagagcagcaaaaagcccGCCACCCCATTCAACCGCGTTATGTTAAAACTTACCTTACAGGCCCATGCCTTGCCATGCCCCCCCCCTGGTCGCAACGGCGTTTGTGCCCGTTTGGAGCAGCAGGAAGTGCTTCCGCGGGAAGTGCTTATCGGGGAGGGCATTCCGGCCAATGGGCGGGTCAGATGGGATTCGTGGTAGCATTTTGATGAAGTGGCAAAAAAGCGGGTTGCTGCTGAGAGGGAAACATACAAGTACACACAAGTGCTTGTACATAGAGTAGGCAGTAGGTAGTGGTACAAAATAAATGGGGGTCACggcgaggagagagagaagagaagagaaaagaagagggatgAAGGGGGAAGGGTGAGGGCGAGCGAGAGGGTGAGGGTGAGGGGTATGCATTGCGTCGCGGTCCTTGTTTTGGCCCCCCATGAAGGTGAAAAGTGAGGTGAGGTGAGCAAAGggtgagaaaagagagaccgCAAGGAGAAGCATTCAAGGTAGGACTCGATAGTTTAGCTCCAGTCAGTGCCTCTTTCAAAAGCGTGAAACTAAGATGCCTAGGCACTGGGGGAATCTCAAAGATAAAAAGGAGTCGGACAACGCAACGAACGCAGCATGTGATTTGGAGGACGGGAGATGCTCTGCGTGTCCGAGATGCAACTTGAGATTGCGCTAAGGAGAGCGGGAGAGCTGCTAGCTGTTTCGCCAGTGACAGAGCGCAATTCCAAAGCCTGGGTATTTATTGGCGACtcaaagggcaaaaagagtatttaaaaataaaaatgaaataaaaacaaaaacataaTTCACAcaattttgcttgtttgcatCCTGTCAATGTGCTGTcatgttgtttttttccgTCAACCGCTCTCTTTACATGCATCTGGCAAATCGTAATACAGTCTCCCTAGCTCGTGCCTGTCCCAAAATAATCACCAACAAAATCAAATCACCAATAACAAAAAAATCCATTTCCAgtcgcttgcttgcttgctttgctctgctctgctttgcTCTGCTTAGTTTCCCATTCCCCTTGCATTTGCATTTCGTAAACGCTACCCATTTATAccagataaaaagaaaaaaaaaatgataaaaaaaaatgaaataaacaaaaaaagggaaatgtcCATCTAAACGCCCTGTGGTACCATTTCATCTCGTTGCGTCGCTGTAGTATTCTGCGCCACCGTACTCTGGTATGGGCTCTGCGCAGTGCTGTTGCCGTTGCTGCCGttattgttgctgttgctgccgttgttgctgttattgttcttgttgttgtagtGTCTATTGGCCATTGCCAACGCAAAAGTAATTTCATGCCGCCGTTGCTGCACGCAGCGCTCTAGTCCGTCAAGGCGCCGCTCCATGCCATCAAAATATCGTTCGACAACGTTGAAATGGGCCTGAAGATCGTTCAAAAGTAACAGCACGTGGTTCGCAAAGGCGCTGttgtcctcctcttcctcttcttcgtcgtcgccatcatcgtcgtTATAGTCTCCTTCGGAATCGGAGCCATGGTATTCATCTAGCGAAATGAATCAGTCAGTCTCAACTAAATTCAATCAATCCAGGTAgcaaaaaagctataaaaaaaaaaaaaaaaaaaaccagcaAGAGATTGATTAGAGAAGgggggagaggggggggggggggggggaggaaaTTGCCTACTGGATACCATGCAAGAATCCGGCGCGGGGCCAACATATGGAGGCGGATCTACCTCGATCGACTGCACAACTCCCCTGTTCATCCCAACAATCTCGCCTCCGTTGCCGGCATAGAGCGTCGCCAGGTTCGCTCGTCTAAAGTCCGTGGTAGGGCGGTGCTCGGTAAAAGTAGGCGAAAACATGCATCCCAGCAGTCTCAGGTCGTCCAGTTTCGACGCGTTGATGCCTGTGCTGTTGAGGTGGACGACAAAATCGGTCGCGCTGGCCAGCTCTTGAATCAGATCCAGCTGCGCCCTGGTCCTGTCCTTGGATTCGAAGGCGCGGTCCTTGGGCACAACGATGTTGGGGCATTCCGCCAGGGAAAAGTGCAGTTCGTAGTAGGTCTGCGGCTTGTGGGCTTTTGACTTTGGCCGTCGTGCGTTGCGAGACGTCTCGCAGGTGATGAAGCGGACGTTCTCCGGGTGGATGAACAGGTAAACGGCCTGCTTGTTGCTCCGGCCTTTGCTGCCTTTGCGAATAATGTAGCTGTACAGCTTGAAGATGGAGGTGTTGGTCGCTGTGTTGGCGTACAAGTCGAGCGACAGGTCGAAAATCTGCCTCGTCTCGCCATTTGCAGCCCTCCATGTGACCCTGTTCTTTCGGTAAGAGACATCGACTATCGCCGTGGTTTCAAGGCTGTCGTAGTTGCTCAGGGCAGCCGATATCTCGGCGTCGCTTGTCCGAAGGCTGCTGCCTTCAAGTTGGTTGCCGAAATTGAATCTGTCATCGTCAATGCCTTGGTTGAGGTAGAATAACCTGCAATCAGAGTCTCAGTCAGCAATTTTCACATGTAAATCAGTAGCAAACAAAGTCGAGGCTTTGGCTTCATTTCATGTCATATTCGTCCGCTCGACATCCTCCCTTCATCACACGATGGGCATTGCTGCAGAGTGATTTGCAATACTGGCAACGGAGATGGACAAGAGGGG
Proteins encoded:
- a CDS encoding uncharacterized protein (EggNog:ENOG41), translating into MAPIESKVYRLRGIPEHLDRLGVAQLVSTFIPGGDLRDVIVTSLALSCEIWTVSRFKVATLSFQKLPDAVSKDPTAGEWPLRVLALAKPLLLDDTFFGLSPLNDVPEHQHKYDCIVMSGLASHPMGSWQPHGDDKSFMWIRDTLPHLVPNVKFILYGYDTTLAGSKSFQTVSDIALSFIHTLQQGGWSSTGQRELLFFAHSLGGIVLKEAFRMLADSGVMDELILTRTKGVIFFGVPSQGLDVSDLDIMLKDQPNRDALVKEISNESPFIDILEEQFSGISHLQKIKLLWAYETKTTPTVMMTSGKYQRSGPGKVFVSPQSATGQRYTTEPSSTMQINANHSDMVKFSQGNEAVDRIAYKLRDMLESDVANVQERLNNSAPGRITALHEHNQGAEKVMKPVDNSLDPEFWDIYSIIESINAPERDLRLEQIDVAVRHSFQWAFEKPSVGLTRWLQNDEKLFWISGKPGSGKSTFIKYLHTNPLTLKYLRNWYRSSNCVQATFFFHHRGTAIQKSLEGLYRGILSQVLEQVPQSLFMIQPNLSQSYAELVRTYKLGTLFTDLEALVTSCEITQDDEVSRQLHNILLCEMPRKAFRTMVIEPMQASGAIDDDTNALEQIFQRRDRLQRTFSYAFNIANANNKGKKNASPSLDLYISKTLVFTQDLTDQQKRGFVRVDLLISKKSAYSTNFTHTTNKQNVFATLDLFISQTRVYTTDITIHDIGNMLAEVEVFASKSLQYSTLVGKDYFSTSKSEDQWPKGNQVVSIIQDWLVAIDPIAQFSLLKKLLEDRTKQHQQHQVDKLVKETLVRFLDRKTQQQHIETAHWSLKQLNDAMDRVASQRLMDLDLCLLLDALDEHDGPPEVISQFIKRFTTAEGSQTRMKMLFSSRPWQPFIDAFGQNSGFQIHDFTENDIRELCLQKAISDKPGSAEVLELTEQIVKQARGVFLWVKLVLSDLLENAARLAVSGYSTEQLHAALIDILNSLPNDLEQYYKLIITRIPSSYRWEAYCLLEVISKSTEAIFLSQVSDILACAKANSVDDLFALKARSEDAAHRYSNEELRAHSGGLVEAVHSNQLQLLHQTLIEFVQLPEFKNVVLQDRYRITKENGYSILMKYAIFRENLLRNELHDSHSPVMTVSSKVIHYAREAESTTGKSAFALFKNVIWEPPEKDNFLPKLSNQKYTNLEIALAYGLKLLFHDVLKHDAHAHPDRAPLIFLLLRNMIQCGRIDGASALNALQDMVAQGFQIHKTHVGFLTMINHLHYKTSRVAIEGVVSDMGVIPVIDFSQEVLDTFFEPKFSFAIHMGGFAINEVADFRTSMRTIGIKDTAQAIHISSHCEITRYLVENGANPNEMTTERLTPIDCWVRNISEHGFSRGSRNIVSAITVLIKHGGRLNVCTRQEWDKLVQSLNATHFSTPSFPGWLDKAPDADRGIDVDTKDVKRRSGNISKLWKRK
- a CDS encoding uncharacterized protein (TransMembrane:1 (n2-13c18/19o48-68i)), whose protein sequence is MLLLAVSLFSPFAHLTSLFTFMGGQNKDRDAMHTPHPHPLARPHPSPFIPLLFSSLLSLLAVTPIYFVPLPTAYSMYKHLCVLVCFPLSSNPLFCHFIKMLPRIPSDPPIGRNALPDKHFPRKHFLLLQTGTNAVATRGGAWQGMGL
- a CDS encoding uncharacterized protein (EggNog:ENOG41): MGNGTAPDDVGNSDELIPSSPSPGLFYLNQGIDDDRFNFGNQLEGSSLRTSDAEISAALSNYDSLETTAIVDVSYRKNRVTWRAANGETRQIFDLSLDLYANTATNTSIFKLYSYIIRKGSKGRSNKQAVYLFIHPENVRFITCETSRNARRPKSKAHKPQTYYELHFSLAECPNIVVPKDRAFESKDRTRAQLDLIQELASATDFVVHLNSTGINASKLDDLRLLGCMFSPTFTEHRPTTDFRRANLATLYAGNGGEIVGMNRGVVQSIEVDPPPYVGPAPDSCMVSNEYHGSDSEGDYNDDDGDDEEEEEEDNSAFANHVLLLLNDLQAHFNVVERYFDGMERRLDGLERCVQQRRHEITFALAMANRHYNNKNNNSNNGSNSNNNGSNGNSTAQSPYQSTVAQNTTATQRDEMVPQGV